GGAAGCCTACAGGAGCTTGGGGTTTGGAGATGATCTTCAAGCACTTAAAGAACAACGTGATCGCCTGGAGGTGGCCCTGCAGCACACGCAGGAGCAGCTGCAGGTGATGACTCAAGAGAATACTCgattgaaaataaaactgaggaaagaggaagacaaaCAAGAAGCAGAGGACGCTTCAAAAGAAAAGGTATTTCACAAAGGTTGCAGTACTGCTTAAGGTTTTGCACAGATaagaaatcaaaaacaaactttccaGACTGTCACTGATCAAGTTCTTGCTCTTTTTCCTTCTCAGATTAACACTTTACTCTCCAGTGGTGGAGCAGAAAGTAACACCAGTCTCGCCCTTGCTCAGGATGATCTTGTCCAGGCTCTCAATCAGGAGAACAGGGCTTTAGCGGACCGGATCCAGGAGCTTCTGGCTCACATTGAGCTAAGAGAAGATAAGATTAAGACTGAGGATACACAGCTGAGGAAGCATATTTACAAGCTAGAGGCAGATGTTGCCAGATTAGAGCAGGAAAACCAGGAACATGGAGGTTTGATTACCGAACTCACCAAGAAGACTGAGGATGATCTCAACACCATCATGGAGATGCAGCAAAGACTGGAGGAGAATGGACAGCATACGGAGGAATCAAAGGTTGAAAAGGACTTGCGTGGATCTCAATTGCAGATTGAAAACACGGCTGTATTATCAGGATGTTTTCAATTATATGACCAAGAAAAATCTGTTGAAAATGTGGTGGAAAGTGTGCTTAAAGAGGACAAACCAAAGCTGATGTCCAATCAACATCCAGATGATTCAACAACAGCTACAGTGCCTCAACAAATCAATCACTATGATCTGTTCCAGAACCGCCAGCAAACCATCTCTGTCCAGAGCCTCAAAACAGAACAAGAAGAACTGCTGGACGACATAAATTCtctcagagagcagcagagagaagtaGCTCTCTCAgtcaaaacacagacagaagtgaAACAGCAGTTAACCCGGACAGTTTGGGGgctgaaggaggagaaagacagCATCGCTCAGTCTTTGGCAGGTGTCAGACAGGAAAAACAGCAGCTCACCAGGACTGTCTGCGGGCTGAGAGATGAAAGAGATCAGTTAATAAAATCTACAAGTGACctgaaagaggagaaagagcagCTAGTGAAGTGTTTATCTGGTCTCAAGTCAGAAAACAAGACACTGCTTGAATCTCTCTTgagtgaaaaagaagagaaagatcaAATCATGCAATCACTACAAAGTTTACAGACAGAAAGGGAGCAGTTAAGCCAGGCGGTGCTCGATTTAAAGATTGAGAGAGATGgattaatgtcttctcttatgTCTCTGAAGGAACAGAGAGACATGGAACAATCATTTTACACTTTACAAGAAGACCAGGACAGGTTAAAACAATCAGTTTGTAGTTTaatggaagaaaaagagaggattGAGCAGTCAGTCATTTGTTTaaaacaggaagaaacacaaacaaagatatTACTACAAGGCCTAAGAGAGGAACGAAACAGCCTACAAGCTGCACGCCAcagccaaacacaaacagaggggAGGAACCAGCAGCAGCTTCTGATGAATAcaaacagtgctgatgaaaCTGCTGTTGGGACAGGAGCTACACAACGATGTCAGACTGAAGCCCACAGAGGAAACAATATGCAGGTATAGGAGTGATgtaatgatgattttttttttgtttgcataatgtttgtgtatgtagTGTCAATTTGAATGACTTTTGAGACATTTGGCTGATTGTGTATCATTACTTTGGATTCCTGTGAACTCAAATCACATGGTTAGATGATGAACTGGAGCAAACTGATCAGCTGCAGGAGATTGAAGCTTTGAGAGTAGAACTAAAGAGCTCACAAGATAGAATGGGCAAAAGCAAAGTAGATGTAAGTTTGCACAGATTCCCTTTTTATAAACAACATTTGTTGCAAACCAAGATGTGTAGAGGTCACAAGTGCACTTTGGTGATCAAACTGATAACTGTAGCAGCAGAGGGGTGGATATATAAATAcaatttctacattttaaatatatatcgTGTTTATCTCAATCTGAAACATATTACACATTTCagatttctgtttgtctgtgtcttttttcttctttattttttttacatatacgAGGTTCATagttatgtttgtgttatgttcGGACCCAGAGGCTGCACAATGAGATGCATCAAACGGAGGTCAGGAGCGAGAAGGACGAGAGAAAGGCAGCCCAAGAAGCTGACAATCTGATATGGCTGACAGATATAGCCAATCAGATGGAAGATACCAGAATGGAAAATGAAAGCCTAAAGACCCAGGTATTACACACGATCATTCCTTTTAGATTGACATTGGACATACTGTAATCGTGTTTTGTCTCCTGCACTGTTAACCACATGTACAGTTCAGAAAGACTCATGCAGCATACctttgaaatacacacataatgTTAAGAAGCCCTCCAGTAGTTAatagtcagtgtgtgtgtctgtttactTTGTCTGTCTCTTGTTTATCTGTTGGCGCtaacaagtgtttgtgtcgctgAAGGTGAACGAGCTGCAGAGTAAAGTGACAGACGTGGTCAGGGAGAAGACTAAAGCTTTGTCACTGAAGGCACAAATAGAGGAGCAACACAACATGCTGACAGCTCAGCTCAAAGCTAAGGTAAGGTGAAGGCGCTTTTATTATCACCAGATTTGAATTCAACTTATCTTTTATGTGACACAGACGAGAAAAAAGTTTGGCAAATAGCCATTCtatgtgttcatttttctgattaaaagaaaaaaaacggcAAAAATGTCTATGGAAACCTGATTAAATCTGCAAACTCATGATAAGATTTTCGTTTTTTGAATGAAAGGCTCATATTGTCACATTCTTAAACTGAGATGTTGTTTGAATTGAAGAATCTTCAGCATCACCTTTTATTCATCCTTGTGACTTTTAATACAGTCTTAAACCGGAGCAACTAcacacattaatgcattaataTTGAGACCAACCTACACCAAGATCAGTTCTCATCATAGATctgttcctgtttgtttgtttgtttgtttgtgtgcttaAATGTATGTAAAACCTCTCAGACAGTGGCACTAGAGGAGCTGAACTCTGAATATATCGCTCTAAAGCGAGGACAGGACAGCACAGAAGACGTGGGCACTGCTCTAGTCTCACTCAGAACACAATACAACAACATCAGAGCTAAGGTGGGTAACCATTCAGCGCTGGCTTTGGGACGAAATGCAGTTTATTTCAGACTTATTTCATGAGTTGGTAAGATTGAAtctgattcttgtgttcatattaacggtgtttttattgtattttctttatagTATGACGCTCTCCTGAAAAAGAGGAGTCCAAAGGATCTGGACAATGCTCCTTTAAAGGTGGAGAACACACAAAGAGCTTTTTGTTCCTACATCATTTGTCCTTTTGTCACTGAACCCTCATTTACAGTGTATGACTTACACTGAGCTTTAAGTTAAAACTGAGTTCATATAAATAGGAGCACAGTGTTTCTgacgtgtgttttttttttctgacaacaGGCCAAGCTTTCTTGCCTGGTTGTGAAGTGTCAGGAGAGGAACAGTTTGTTGGTTCAGATGATTAAGACCATGAACAGACAAGGCTTTGTGGACCCCGTCCTCACGCAGCAGGTTGAGGAACTGCTCAGTGACATTGTGCTGCAGGACTACTCTGCAGCATTCACTCCAGGATGTAAGACTCGGGAGAACAGTACTGGATTTACACCAGGGTTTCTTTTAAAACTTCAAGACTACAGCAGAGGATTCACGCCTGATCAGAGCTGCTGCACTATATCCCCTCTTTTGAATCAGCAGGTCCAAAACATGTGTACAACTGATTCTGCTGGTAAATGTAGAGAAATACAAAATCCTGAAATCTCTTCAGTCGCCAATGAATCCTCGAAAAATCACCAAGACTGCAGCAGTGAAGTCATCTCACCTGCACCTACAGGGACACTTGAGACAGACTCCCCTGTGCAAGAGCATGCCAGTgtccaaacagacacagaaaaggTGAGATGATATGCAAACATAACTGCTCtcagaatgtatttatttcatattgctggcttttaaagaaaatgtgttgtgCCCTTTGGTTGCAACATTTGGGAAGTAATGATTCGTTATGTACTACTACTAAAATTACAACAAGGGCAACTTCATCGAAGTTAGGTCTTGTATTTTTTGCAAGACAATCCCTTCTTACATCCATATTTTTGTCAATTGAGAAAGGTAATTTAAACAAAGAAGCAAATATCTAATTTGAAAAAgacttattattatttcttataAATTACGAGGTCTTATAGCGATCCTAAtcagatatttaacagaaaAAGATGGGTTAAAAGTgttcaaatctgtttttaaaaagtagtcAGATGCCAATATGTACATCAAACAGGTTTATTTTACTGTCAGATTTCTCCCTTGTGAACCTTATAAGTAGCAATATACCAATGAAAGCTAGAGGCCTTGTCATCAGTCGTTGGTATGCAGGCTAACATTTCATGTTCATGTACACATATGCACCATTTACTGGTTTCTTATTGGCATGCAGGTGGCTGTTTATAAGTCAAGAAAAAGCACTTATTTGTGGTCCAGGCTCTGAGTCTATaaaataatttgacatttttataaatacTTTATGCACAGTAACCATAAACGTTAAATTGTTTGTatttaagagttaaaaaaaacaactaatagAAAAACTATAATCGGCTTTATCTCATTCCTACCACAGCTCTGTCCCCCAACCAGTGGACCGATCCAAAAAACCAGCGCAGCAGAAATACTAGGATTTCATAAACCAGAAATCAAAGGAAAATCCTACCTGGACCTTTCCAGGTCGACTGGATCCTCACTGAGTACTACTGCTCTCTGCAGGACACGAGTCAGTGCGAGCAGGAGGCTGAGCAGTCCAGAAAAGATCCTTAACCTACATGAGCAACTGCAGACGACTATGAAGAGCAGCTATCAGGTACGCTGAAGATGATGGGTTAGTGTCAAAGTATGAATGAAAGATCACACTACTTTTATGTATTTGCCATCATGCAGTTTGATGTCTTTAAACAAGAACCCATAAAGCCATAATATATTAATATGTTCATGTGTCTCTTTGATTCAAGGGTCAAGTGAGCAGAGGACGCCTACAGCAGCCCAGGAAATGTCTCTCATTTCCTCCAGCTGCAGACCTGGGACCGGCCTCTCTGACTGCAAAGCGGAGCATCAgtttaaatcaaacagacaCCAACTCTCTCCCAGTCACCACTGCTTTGAGCAAAGCTAAGTCCACTTCAGCAGTGACAACCACACCTGTTGCCAAGACAACACTTTATACTGCAGTTACCTCTAGGTCTGCTCATGTTAAAGTCAATCCCAACATGTTTACTCACCATCACTTCAAAGCAGGAGTATCTAAAACTACATCTGCTCTTTCCAGCTCTTTGTTCATTGACCCTAGCAGAGCTGAATCTGACTCGAGCAGTTGCTCTAATACAAAAATAGATCCAAAACAGACCAAGACAAATGCTGCCTTCACGGACATA
This is a stretch of genomic DNA from Labrus bergylta chromosome 9, fLabBer1.1, whole genome shotgun sequence. It encodes these proteins:
- the LOC109993033 gene encoding early endosome antigen 1 — translated: MQHLSQRLDQKLHMLREEVRTMTQDKERGEQVWRERLQRCQRQLKAKEDEMSRQSQYFETFKTQLQQKLSLARDKEQTLQNRIYTLEKQLLEMTVSAATGITGKSAVRITAGTVTRWEEQERLPPMRGEGEGEEERKEEKRKQWQPSNGKTEKNIQENQNSNEVRLQGFILSLQEDLQVLLEREEHGMTQRRGLMEQLQGAQEKSHFLGCTVEEMKVELNRLKHCESLLLEEVEELREENHRLLQVVRDAANQTSCQSSENAESTCLDPGTSSPSCSPADCPVPSSILHPSGLSSEEVNRTSNGGNGLPNSPAVAHFHHQATAKRTQTATEDHFPFAKSDTSPKDDVLKHFSHISSKTDPSLQSLSLTAETVDEFKIGTWCSRGILNLEESPSEESDALREAYRSLGFGDDLQALKEQRDRLEVALQHTQEQLQVMTQENTRLKIKLRKEEDKQEAEDASKEKINTLLSSGGAESNTSLALAQDDLVQALNQENRALADRIQELLAHIELREDKIKTEDTQLRKHIYKLEADVARLEQENQEHGGLITELTKKTEDDLNTIMEMQQRLEENGQHTEESKVEKDLRGSQLQIENTAVLSGCFQLYDQEKSVENVVESVLKEDKPKLMSNQHPDDSTTATVPQQINHYDLFQNRQQTISVQSLKTEQEELLDDINSLREQQREVALSVKTQTEVKQQLTRTVWGLKEEKDSIAQSLAGVRQEKQQLTRTVCGLRDERDQLIKSTSDLKEEKEQLVKCLSGLKSENKTLLESLLSEKEEKDQIMQSLQSLQTEREQLSQAVLDLKIERDGLMSSLMSLKEQRDMEQSFYTLQEDQDRLKQSVCSLMEEKERIEQSVICLKQEETQTKILLQGLREERNSLQAARHSQTQTEGRNQQQLLMNTNSADETAVGTGATQRCQTEAHRGNNMQRLHNEMHQTEVRSEKDERKAAQEADNLIWLTDIANQMEDTRMENESLKTQVNELQSKVTDVVREKTKALSLKAQIEEQHNMLTAQLKAKTVALEELNSEYIALKRGQDSTEDVGTALVSLRTQYNNIRAKYDALLKKRSPKDLDNAPLKAKLSCLVVKCQERNSLLVQMIKTMNRQGFVDPVLTQQVEELLSDIVLQDYSAAFTPGCKTRENSTGFTPGFLLKLQDYSRGFTPDQSCCTISPLLNQQVQNMCTTDSAGKCREIQNPEISSVANESSKNHQDCSSEVISPAPTGTLETDSPVQEHASVQTDTEKLCPPTSGPIQKTSAAEILGFHKPEIKGKSYLDLSRSTGSSLSTTALCRTRVSASRRLSSPEKILNLHEQLQTTMKSSYQGQVSRGRLQQPRKCLSFPPAADLGPASLTAKRSISLNQTDTNSLPVTTALSKAKSTSAVTTTPVAKTTLYTAVTSRSAHVKVNPNMFTHHHFKAGVSKTTSALSSSLFIDPSRAESDSSSCSNTKIDPKQTKTNAAFTDISDAKHAASSPLTQRTTMVDSDVLICSDTHPRNTASDTTAQKVNHCNTPPQTNGAAPDYDGPVFPASPTQSAPCFPVRTIKSTAKSAAAPEKTETTRLEPGVPAKVCSVEVIKTVGQSSLLIGWERPTLDELGCSNGTFVYGYRVLVDGDFHKSVMSSACTKCILENVNLSLPVQISVQTLGSNGLRSNSVHTLYSTSGRTHHNSPD